From a region of the Salvelinus alpinus chromosome 2, SLU_Salpinus.1, whole genome shotgun sequence genome:
- the LOC139543612 gene encoding histone H4-like, with translation MTQLSLFGHAFISSRQNPYRSSLPPPLCNRGRAKARAFCATAFNQVLQLQIIRAPRTAKYVIIHLNSTSEQHTMSGRGKGGKGLGKGGAKRHRKVLRDNIQGITKPAIRRLARRGGVKRISGLIYEETRGVLKVFLENVIRDAVTYTEHAKRKTVTAMDVVYALKRQGRTLYGFGG, from the coding sequence ATGACCCAGTTGTCACTGTTTGGCCATGCTTTCATTTCTTCTCGGCAGAACCCCTAtcgctcctccctccctcctcccctttgCAACAGAGGCCGGGCAAAAGCGCGCGCTTTCTGTGCCACTGCCTTCAATCAGGTCCTCCAACTGCAGATAATAAGAGCACCACGCACCGCGAAATACGTCATTATTCACTTGAACTCCACTAGCGAACAACACACGATGTCTGGAAGAGGCAAAGGCGGCAAGGGACTCGGAAAAGGAGGCGCCAAGCGTCACCGTAAGGTTCTGCGCGATAACATCCAGGGAATCACCAAGCCCGCTATCCGCCGTCTGGCTCGCCGTGGCGGCGTGAAGCGTATCTCCGGCCTGATCTACGAGGAGACCCGCGGTGTCCTTAAGGTGTTCCTGGAGAACGTGATCCGTGACGCCGTCACCTACACCGAGCACGCCAAGAGGAAGACCGTTACCGCCATGGACGTGGTCTACGCTCTGAAACGCCAGGGACGCACCCTGTACGGCTTCGGCGGTTAA
- the LOC139543627 gene encoding histone H2B-like produces MKAGTYEKAGACPRPLNLLSFLFIRGESAVQPIIRRISIMPEPAKSAPKKGSKKAVTKTAGKGGKKRRKSRKESYAIYVYKVLKQVHPDTGISSKAMGIMNSFVNDIFERIAGESSRLAHYNKRSTITSREIQTAVRLLLPGELAKHAVSEGTKAVTKYTSSK; encoded by the coding sequence ATGAAAGCAGGGACCTATGAGAAAGCAGGGGCGTGTCCACGGCCGCTGAATTTGCTTAGCTTCCTCTTCATAAGAGGGGAAAGCGCAGTCCAGCCCATCATTCGACGCATCAGCATCATGCCAGAGCCAGCAAAGTCCGCGCCCAAGAAGGGCTCCAAGAAAGCCGTCACCAAGACCGCGGGGAAAGGCGGCAAGAAGCGCCGAAAGTCGAGGAAGGAGAGCTACGCCATTTACGTGTACAAAGTGCTGAAGCAGGTCCACCCCGACACCGGCATCTCCTCCAAGGCCATGGGAATCATGAACTCGTTCGTGAACGACATCTTCGAGCGTATCGCCGGAGAGTCCTCTCGCCTGGCCCACTACAACAAGCGTTCCACCATCACCTCCAGGGAGATCCAGACCGCAGTGCGCCTGCTGCTCCCCGGAGAGCTGGCCAAGCACGCGGTGTCCGAGGGCACCAAGGCCGTGACCAAATACACCAGCTCCAAGTAA
- the LOC139543606 gene encoding histone H1-like — translation MAEVAPAPAAAAPAKAPKKKAAAKAKKAGPSVGELIVKAVSASKERSGVSLAALKKSLAAGGYDVEKNNSRVKIAVKSLVTKGTLVQTKGTGASGSFKLNNKAVEAKKPAKKAAAPKAKKVAAKKPAAAKKPKKVAAKKAVAAKKSPKKAKKPATPKKVAKSPKKVKKPAAVAKKAAKSPKKATKAAKPKAAKPKAAKAKKAAPKKK, via the coding sequence ATGGCAGAAGTCGCACCAGCACCCGCCGCCGCCGCGCCGGCCAAGGCACCCAAGAAGAAGGCAGCGGCCAAGGCCAAGAAAGCGGGACCCAGCGTAGGCGAGCTCATCGTCAAGGCGGTGTCCGCCTCCAAGGAGAGGAGCGGCGTGTCCCTGGCCGCGCTCAAGAAGAGTCTGGCGGCAGGCGGCTACGACGTGGAGAAGAACAACTCCCGCGTCAAGATCGCCGTCAAGAGCCTCGTCACCAAGGGCACCCTGGTCCAGACCAAGGGCACCGGTGCCTCCGGCTCCTTCAAGCTCAACAACAAAGCCGTCGAGGCGAAGAAGCCCGCCAAGAAAGCCGCGGCCCCCAAAGCAAAGAAGGTGGCCGCCAAGAAGCCCGCCGCGGCGAAGAAGCCCAAGAAGGTAGCAGCCAAGAAGGCAGTCGCCGCAAAGAAGTCCCCCAAGAAGGCCAAGAAGCCCGCTACACCCAAAAAGGTCGCCAAGAGCCCAAAGAAGGTGAAGAAGCCCGCCGCGGTGGCCAAGAAGGCGGCCAAGAGCCCCAAGAAGGCTACCAAGGCAGCCAAGCCCAAAGCAGCCAAGCCCAAGGCAGCCAAGGCCAAGAAGGCAGCCCCCAAGAAGAAGTAA
- the LOC139543631 gene encoding histone H3, with amino-acid sequence MARTKQTARKSTGGKAPRKQLATKAARKSAPATGGVKKPHRYRPGTVALREIRRYQKSTELLIRKLPFQRLVREIAQDFKTDLRFQSSAVMALQEASEAYLVGLFEDTNLCAIHAKRVTIMPKDIQLARRIRGERA; translated from the coding sequence ATGGCCAGAACCAAGCAAACCGCTCGCAAATCCACCGGTGGCAAAGCACCCAGGAAGCAGCTCGCCACCAAGGCTGCGCGCAAGAGCGCCCCGGCCACCGGCGGCGTGAAGAAGCCTCACCGTTACAGGCCCGGCACCGTGGCTCTGCGAGAGATCCGTCGTTACCAGAAGTCCACTGAGCTGCTGATCCGCAAACTGCCCTTCCAGCGCCTGGTGAGAGAAATTGCCCAGGACTTCAAGACCGACCTGCGCTTCCAGAGTTCCGCCGTGATGGCCCTGCAGGAGGCTAGCGAGGCTTACCTGGTCGGCCTGTTCGAGGACACCAATCTGTGCGCCATCCACGCCAAGAGGGTGACCATCATGCCCAAGGACATCCAGCTGGCCCGTCGTATTCGCGGAGAGCGCGCTTAA
- the LOC139541134 gene encoding histone H2AX-like yields the protein MSGRGKTGGKARAKAKTRSSRAGLQFPVGRVHRLLRKGNYAERVGAGAPVYLAAVLEYLTAEILELAGNAARDNKKTRIIPRHLQLAVRNDEELNKLLGGVTIAQGGVLPNIQAVLLPKKTEKAVKANTEASKMSGRGKTGGKARAKAKTRSSRAGLQFPVGRVHRLLRKGNYAERVGAGAPVYLAAVLEYLTAEILELAGNAARDNKKTRIIPRHLQLAVRNDEELNKLLGGVTIAQGGVLPNIQAVLLPKKTEKAVKAK from the exons ATGAGCGGAAGAGGCAAAACCGGAGGCAAGGCCAGGGCGAAGGCAAAGACACGTTCATCCCGTGCAGGACTCCAGTTCCCCGTGGGCCGTGTGCACAGGCTGCTGCGCAAAGGCAACTACGCCGAGCGTGTGGGCGCTGGCGCACCAGTGTACCTGGCCGCAGTGCTCGAGTACCTGACTGCTGAGATCCTGGAGTTGGCCGGCAACGCTGCCCGTGACAACAAGAAGACTCGTATCATCCCCCGTCACCTGCAGCTGGCCGTCCGTAACGACGAGGAGCTGAACAAACTGCTTGGCGGCGTGACCATCGCTCAGGGTGGTGTGCTGCCCAACATCCAGGCAGTGCTGCTCCCCAAGAAGACTGAGAAGGCCGTCAAAGCCAA tactgaagctaGCAAAATGAGCGGAAGAGGCAAAACCGGAGGCAAGGCCAGGGCGAAGGCAAAGACACGTTCATCCCGTGCAGGACTCCAGTTCCCCGTGGGCCGTGTGCACAGGCTGCTGCGCAAAGGCAACTACGCCGAGCGTGTGGGCGCTGGCGCACCAGTGTACCTGGCCGCAGTGCTCGAGTACCTGACTGCTGAGATCCTGGAGTTGGCCGGCAACGCTGCCCGTGACAACAAGAAGACTCGTATCATCCCCCGTCACCTGCAGCTGGCCGTCCGTAACGACGAGGAGCTGAACAAACTGCTTGGCGGCGTGACCATCGCTCAGGGTGGTGTGCTGCCCAACATCCAGGCAGTGCTGCTCCCCAAGAAGACTGAGAAGGCCGTCAAAGCCAAGTAA